One window of the Thermus neutrinimicus genome contains the following:
- a CDS encoding CTP synthase: MNGVSENAPRPRKYVFVTGGVVSSLGKGILTSSLGALLRARGYRVTAIKIDPYVNVDAGTMRPYEHGEVFVTADGAETDLDIGHYERFLDLDLSRGNNLTTGQVYLSVIQKERRGEYLSQTVQVIPHITDEIKDRIRRVAEEQGAEVVVVEVGGTVGDIESLPFLEAIRQFRFDEGEDNTFYIHLTLVPYLETSEEFKTKPTQHSVATLRSVGIQPDAIVLRSVKPVPEEVRKKVALFTNVRPGHVFSSPNVEHIYEIPLLLEEQGLGRAVEKALGLEAVFPNLSFWQEAVRVLKHPERTVRIAIAGKYVRMPDAYLSLLEALKHAGIRHGARVEVKWVDAEGLEGADLDEAFRDVAGILVPGGFGVRGIEGKVRAAQYARERGIPYLGICLGLQIAVIEFARHVAGLKGANSTEFDPYTPHPVIDLMPEQLEVEGLGGTMRLGDWPMRIRPGTLLHRLYGKEEALERHRHRYEVNPLYVDQLERAGLVISATTPGMRGRGAGLVEAIELKDHPFFLGLQSHPEFKSRPMRPSPPFAGFVEAALRYSEENMQH; the protein is encoded by the coding sequence GTGAACGGGGTTTCCGAGAACGCGCCAAGACCGAGGAAGTACGTGTTTGTCACCGGGGGTGTGGTGTCCAGCCTGGGCAAGGGCATCCTCACCTCTTCCCTGGGCGCCCTCCTTCGCGCCCGGGGGTATAGGGTTACCGCCATCAAGATCGACCCCTACGTGAACGTGGATGCGGGGACCATGCGCCCCTACGAGCACGGGGAGGTCTTCGTCACCGCCGACGGGGCGGAGACCGACCTGGACATCGGCCACTACGAGCGCTTCCTGGACCTGGACCTCTCCCGGGGCAACAACCTCACCACGGGCCAGGTCTACCTTTCCGTGATCCAGAAGGAGCGCCGGGGGGAGTACCTTTCCCAGACGGTGCAGGTGATCCCCCACATCACCGATGAGATCAAGGACCGCATCCGCAGGGTGGCCGAGGAGCAGGGGGCCGAGGTGGTGGTGGTGGAGGTGGGGGGCACGGTGGGGGATATCGAGAGCCTCCCCTTCCTGGAGGCCATCCGCCAGTTTCGCTTTGACGAGGGGGAGGACAACACCTTCTACATCCACCTCACCCTGGTTCCCTACCTGGAGACCAGCGAGGAGTTCAAGACCAAGCCCACCCAGCACTCCGTGGCCACCTTAAGGAGCGTGGGCATCCAGCCCGATGCCATCGTCCTCCGCTCCGTGAAGCCGGTGCCGGAGGAGGTGCGCAAGAAGGTGGCCCTCTTCACCAACGTGCGCCCAGGGCATGTGTTCAGTAGCCCCAACGTGGAGCACATCTACGAGATCCCCCTTCTCCTCGAGGAGCAGGGCCTGGGCCGGGCGGTGGAGAAGGCCTTGGGCCTCGAGGCCGTCTTCCCCAACCTTTCCTTCTGGCAGGAGGCGGTGCGGGTCCTGAAGCACCCCGAGCGCACCGTGAGGATCGCCATCGCCGGCAAGTACGTGAGGATGCCGGATGCCTACCTTTCCCTTCTGGAGGCCTTGAAGCATGCGGGCATCCGGCACGGGGCCCGGGTGGAGGTGAAGTGGGTGGATGCGGAGGGCCTCGAGGGGGCCGACCTGGACGAGGCGTTTAGGGATGTTGCCGGCATCCTGGTCCCCGGGGGTTTTGGCGTGAGGGGCATCGAGGGCAAGGTGCGGGCGGCCCAGTACGCCCGGGAAAGGGGAATCCCCTATTTGGGCATCTGCCTGGGGTTGCAGATCGCGGTCATCGAGTTTGCCCGGCATGTGGCCGGGCTCAAGGGGGCCAACTCCACGGAGTTTGACCCCTACACCCCCCACCCGGTGATCGACCTCATGCCCGAGCAGCTGGAGGTGGAGGGCCTAGGAGGCACCATGCGCCTTGGGGACTGGCCCATGCGCATCCGCCCGGGCACCCTCCTCCACCGCCTTTACGGCAAGGAGGAGGCGCTGGAGCGCCACCGCCACCGTTACGAGGTAAACCCCCTCTACGTGGACCAGCTGGAGCGGGCGGGCTTGGTCATCTCCGCCACCACCCCGGGGATGCGGGGGCGGGGGGCCGGTCTGGTGGAGGCCATCGAGCTAAAGGACCACCCCTTCTTCCTGGGCCTCCAGAGCCACCCCGAGTTCAAGAGCCGCCCCATGCGCCCCTCGCCCCCCTTCGCCGGGTTCGTGGAGGCGGCCCTTCGATACAGCGAAGAGAACATGCAGCATTGA
- a CDS encoding GmrSD restriction endonuclease domain-containing protein, with protein sequence MQTGSLSIRQLLKKAKAGQFKLPQFQRDFVWNEAQVALLIDSIARNYPIGSLLLLEPSPDIQLSTRSLQAAIADSEHADSINNQNFELDNKDAPSNKDVTPEAQEFLILDGQQRLTSIVRVLLNANPSKTYWFDLGEIYESFHEERSDWIKQTKGKSEDTTRNDGRWIRADLILEGEEQQYVIKYFLKHLLEQEERAMQAIQKVHRVFETIRNYQVPYILLEGQEGVEAICRIFETINSTGTRLTTFDLAVARYFPYPDLRDLFDKARQSHPVLSEFDVDGERLLQVIVLLEKGREPSRSEQLGLSKSDIIKHWEAAVNALVKAITWARRECGLEPQFYVGESQLVALASVLAGLSEKEQENFLIQKHDQLVQWFFANVMQSGFRATNYRIFVHYQSLNSLQKSGYLPEEDIPLVKLDLETLVRLAKSDNRYKAALALLRRHIKSDFYSGATITSENFEMHHFFPRSFGARKKYIDSIANLVPVTKETNRFLSNRNPSEYIKDLVEKGNFSVQNERFAGALLPIRIGPQGDIKPSILSDDHYEVFVQERGKLILQKIKEVTGNRFADHLGEPYEEI encoded by the coding sequence ATGCAAACAGGTTCTCTTTCAATAAGACAATTGCTCAAAAAAGCCAAGGCGGGACAATTTAAGTTGCCTCAGTTTCAAAGGGATTTTGTGTGGAATGAAGCTCAAGTAGCACTCCTGATCGACTCCATTGCACGAAACTATCCCATAGGCTCCCTTTTGCTTTTAGAACCGAGCCCCGACATCCAATTGAGCACCCGCTCGCTGCAAGCTGCCATTGCGGATTCCGAGCATGCTGATTCAATAAACAATCAAAACTTTGAACTTGATAACAAAGATGCTCCTTCCAACAAGGATGTGACTCCCGAAGCACAAGAGTTTCTAATCCTCGACGGCCAACAGAGGTTAACTTCCATTGTGCGAGTTCTCTTAAACGCAAACCCATCTAAAACATATTGGTTTGATTTGGGGGAAATTTACGAATCTTTCCATGAAGAAAGATCGGATTGGATCAAACAAACTAAGGGGAAAAGCGAAGATACTACCCGGAATGATGGTCGTTGGATTAGGGCAGATTTAATATTGGAAGGTGAGGAACAACAATACGTTATCAAATATTTTCTGAAGCACCTTTTGGAGCAAGAAGAAAGAGCAATGCAGGCTATTCAAAAAGTGCATAGGGTATTTGAAACCATACGCAATTACCAGGTGCCTTACATCTTATTGGAAGGCCAAGAAGGTGTTGAAGCCATATGTCGGATTTTTGAAACCATTAACTCGACCGGCACGCGCTTGACAACCTTCGATCTGGCTGTAGCGCGTTATTTCCCCTACCCTGACCTTCGGGACTTATTTGACAAGGCTCGCCAGAGCCATCCGGTTTTATCCGAATTCGATGTGGATGGCGAACGGCTATTACAAGTAATCGTCCTTTTGGAGAAGGGAAGGGAACCTTCTCGAAGCGAGCAACTTGGCCTTAGCAAAAGCGACATCATCAAGCACTGGGAAGCTGCCGTAAATGCGTTGGTAAAGGCTATTACTTGGGCACGCCGGGAATGCGGACTAGAACCCCAATTCTATGTTGGAGAAAGCCAGCTCGTTGCTTTAGCCTCCGTGCTCGCTGGATTATCGGAGAAAGAACAAGAAAATTTCCTAATTCAAAAGCATGATCAACTGGTCCAATGGTTTTTCGCCAACGTTATGCAGAGTGGATTTCGTGCCACAAATTACAGGATTTTTGTTCACTATCAAAGCCTAAATAGCTTGCAAAAAAGTGGATACTTGCCAGAAGAAGACATCCCTCTTGTCAAATTAGATTTGGAAACGCTAGTCCGCTTGGCTAAAAGTGACAATAGGTACAAGGCCGCTTTGGCTCTTTTACGCCGACACATTAAATCCGACTTTTATTCCGGCGCAACCATAACTTCTGAAAATTTCGAAATGCATCACTTCTTCCCTCGCTCTTTTGGAGCAAGAAAGAAGTATATTGACAGCATCGCCAACTTGGTTCCGGTTACCAAAGAAACCAACCGCTTTCTTTCTAATCGCAATCCCTCAGAGTACATAAAGGACTTGGTAGAAAAGGGCAACTTCAGCGTTCAGAATGAACGCTTCGCTGGCGCCCTTTTGCCTATTAGGATAGGCCCTCAAGGTGATATCAAACCAAGCATTCTGTCAGACGACCACTACGAAGTTTTTGTTCAGGAGCGCGGCAAGCTCATTCTTCAGAAAATAAAAGAAGTCACGGGTAACAGGTTCGCCGATCACCTCGGCGAACCCTACGAAGAAATTTGA